A genomic region of Branchiostoma lanceolatum isolate klBraLanc5 chromosome 4, klBraLanc5.hap2, whole genome shotgun sequence contains the following coding sequences:
- the LOC136432182 gene encoding kelch-like protein 24: MAEAQRSQASFDFCHSPHAGSLLQGLQELRSDNLLTDVVLCVSGQEIPCHRNIMAACSEYFRAMFCNEHRESKEHKVTIHEVSSGTLQLLVDYAYTSKVAITEDNAVKLLEGANFFQILPVRDACAAFISNNLSAKDCLQMLHIGNMLSCPDLESKARLCALKEFATVSKTPEFLSLTKDQLITLISSDDLNTTEKVVYTAVMKWINHDTRKRKRSMKELIELVRFPFMDKHYFFENVESNETVRKSCQGIMTEARRCQHFPGEVQSPRTRPRRASGLREAVVVIGGFKRGRNEDDVHTVDSIRMTYSAEPTRSSWIDITRPTEDLDSPCLVVAVAVLGTSDIVMSIDDDVWLYQSELDSWSSLAQLKTQRYCHSLAVLYGKVYAIGGVGRYTRSLVTSVEVYDRRQNKWTEGVPLPQPRCGHGVAVLDSSIYVMGGFDHHDKEKSTTTVYRFSPGDSQWQLMKDMPKADGHFTTAVLNGCIYTELRSRIFRFTPGEDGGRWSKSDIRTCLGSGMTVFGGKVYIYGGIDKTTESDEESADVMCFDPDSQSLSHVGTMPEGLYLASCITILKYC, translated from the coding sequence ATGGCAGAGGCACAGAGATCACAGGCATCATTCGACTTCTGCCACAGTCCACATGCGGGCTCCCTCTTGCAGGGCTTACAGGAACTGCGATCTGACAACCTACTGACAGatgttgtcctttgtgtttcTGGACAGGAGATCCCATGCCATCGAAACATTATGGCTGCCTGCAGTGAATACTTTCGTGCAATGTTCTGTAATGAGCATCGTGAGAGCAAAGAGCACAAAGTCACCATACATGAAGTCAGCTCCGGTACCTTGCAGCTTCTTGTTGACTACGCGTACACGTCAAAAGTCGCCATCACAGAAGACAATGCTGTGAAACTGCTAGAAGGGGCCAACTTTTTCCAGATCCTACCTGTGCGTGATGCTTGTGCAGCTTTCATATCCAACAATCTGAGTGCCAAAGACTGTCTACAGATGCTGCACATAGGCAACATGCTGTCCTGCCCAGATCTGGAGTCGAAAGCGAGATTGTGTGCCTTGAAGGAGTTTGCAACAGTCAGCAAAACACCTGAGTTCCTTTCTTTGACAAAAGACCAGCTCATCACACTTATCTCATCTGACGACCTCAATACTACAGAAAAAGTCGTGTACACAGCAGTGATGAAATGGATCAACCACGACACCAGGAAGAGAAAGAGGTCCATGAAAGAGCTGATAGAACTGGTCAGGTTCCCTTTCATGGACAAGCATTATTTCTTTGAGAATGTAGAGAGCAACGAGACCGTACGCAAGTCTTGTCAGGGTATCATGACAGAAGCTCGCAGATGCCAGCACTTTCCAGGAGAGGTCCAGTCACCTCGCACCCGTCCTCGGCGTGCCAGCGGTCTGAGGGAGGCAGTAGTGGTCATAGGAGGGTTCAAAAGAGGAAGGAATGAAGATGATGTACatactgtagactccatcagaaTGACATACTCTGCAGAGCCAACAAGGTCAAGTTGGATTGATATAACCAGACCGACAGAGGACTTAGACAGTCCATGTCTTGTGGTGGCTGTCGCTGTTCTGGGCACAAGTGACATTGTCATGTCCATTGATGACGATGTGTGGCTGTACCAGTCAGAACTGGACTCCTGGTCCAGCCTTGCTCAGCTTAAGACTCAGCGGTACTGTCACAGTCTAGCAGTGTTGTATGGTAAAGTGTATGCAATTGGTGGTGTAGGCAGATACACACGGTCACTAGTAACGTCTGTTGAAGTCTATGACCGGAGGCAGAACAAGTGGACTGAAGGTGTTCCTCTTCCACAGCCAAGGTGCGGTCATGGAGTTGCAGTGTTGGACAGCAGCATATATGTCATGGGTGGGTTTGATCATCATGACAAAGAAAAATCAACAACCACCGTGTACCGCTTCAGCCCAGGTGATTCACAGTGGCAGTTGATGAAGGACATGCCTAAAGCCGATGGGCACTTTACGACCGCAGTCCTCAATGGCTGCATCTATACAGAGCTACGTTCACGTATTTTCCGTTTCACACCTGGCGAAGATGGTGGTCGCTGGAGTAAGTCTGATATTCGAACCTGCTTAGGGTCTGGAATGACTGTGTTTGGGGGGAAGGTTTATATCTACGGAGGGATTGATAAAACAACTGAATCAGATGAAGAAAGTGCAGATGTCATGTGCTTTGATCCAGATAGCCAGTCACTCAGCCATGTGGGAACCATGCCTGAGGGTCTATACCTTGCTTCCTGCATCACCATACTAAAGTATTGCTGA
- the LOC136432184 gene encoding multiple coagulation factor deficiency protein 2 homolog — protein sequence MAGYQLDSIFICTLFVASLFYPPAHCHGAHGRTSVDEKGNRFRDSNIVQDQEHIKEHLQELYDLDKKNISEMSAEELEFYYFKLHDFNNDSRLDGLEILTALSHMMPYEDMQEVKAEVQQRLKEGKPPLTPQEMQAEALVYYTELIDQVLKDDDFNNDGYLTYLEYVLARRRDEEKYARQKSEH from the exons ATGGCGGGCTACCAGCTGGACTCAATATTCATTTGTACCTTGTTCGTAGCCTCTTTATTCTATCCACCGGCGCATTGTCACGGTGCACATGGGAGGACATCCGTAGATGAGAAGGGCAACAGGTTTCGCGACTCAAATATAGTCCAGGATCAAGA ACATATCAAGGAACATTTACAAGAATTGTACGACCTGGATAAGAAAAACATCAGCGAAATGTCGGCCGAAGAATTAGAATTCTACTACTTCAA ACTCCACGACTTTAACAATGACTCCCGTCTGGACGGCCTGGAGATCCTGACCGCCCTGTCCCACATGATGCCGTACGAGGACATGCAGGAGGTGAAGGCCGAGGTCCAGCAGCGGCTGAAGGAGGGGAAACCACCGCTCACCCCGCAGGAGATGCAGGCCGAGGCACTGGTGTACTACACTG AACTGATTGACCAAGTGCTGAAGGACGATGATTTTAACAATGACGGTTACCTGACGTACTTGGAGTATGTGCTGGCACGAAGACGGGACGAGGAAAAATACGCAAGGCAAAAATCTGAACATTAG
- the LOC136432185 gene encoding uncharacterized protein isoform X2 has protein sequence MTQQNVRTIIYFTARIRFRLSGGRRPNEGRVELRGIAIGGVWGTICKKGWDIHDADVLCRQLGHSRAIPVTVDFGQGSGPVWLSDVKCTGNESNILDCPQSKFGDNDCDHLDDVGVVCDGNLADWTKHGSRYYKFLQSTFVPYTEARALCEAEDAKLAMPKDQAAHDLIVKYRNQFHTKINLWIGLNDMNVEGDFVWEDGTPLGNLSRWLPEQPNNVHGLQHCAVLTPETNKHPNQWRDDACSSTWGAICEKENECNSNPCQNSGTCIDGVDHYVCRCGLGWVGVHCEIHSTGETHTVKRSDTVLTKHWGQFEPSNKFRFYNGILTVLEEGDYYIYSQVYYLYNNKKSAVTSHSVMVVEDDGGNPYRFLTCWKYMEQTVPWKTCYTAGVIHLLSHSSVYLNMPCDGCVIKLDHDATFFGIMKLSNVRGQHKSTRRSKMVLRRIDM, from the exons ATGACTCAACAAAATGTTAGAACCATTATTTATTTTACAGCCCGAATTCGGTTTCGCCTGTCTGGTGGCCGGAGACCGAACGAAGGCAGAGTAGAGCTGCGTGGAATCGCTATCGGTGGCGTCTGGGGAACTATCTGCAAGAAAGGCTGGGACATCCATGATGCAGACGTACTCTGTAGACAACTGGGACACAGCAGAGCCATCCCTGTAACCGTCGACTTCGGCCAAGGCTCCGGCCCGGTTTGGCTTAGTGACGTAAAATGCACCGGAAACGAGTCCAACATCCTGGATTGCCCACAATCGAAATTTGGAGACAACGATTGTGACCATCTCGATGATGTAGGGGTGGTTTGTGATG GGAACCTAGCAGACTGGACAAAACACGGATCCAGGTACTACAAGTTCCTGCAATCTACATTTGTACCCTATACCGAGGCGAGAGCCCTATGCGAAGCTGAAGATGCAAAGCTAGCGATGCCAAAAGACCAGGCAGCCCATGACTTAATAGTAAAGTACAGAAACCAGTTTCACACTAAGATTAATCTTTGGATCGGATTAAACGATATGAACGTTGAAGGCGACTTTGTGTGGGAGGATGGTACTCCACTGGGTAACTTGAGCCGTTGGTTACCGGAGCAACCAAATAACGTTCATGGCTTGCAACACTGCGCCGTCCTCACACCAGAAACTAACAAACACCCAAATCAATGGCGAGATGATGCCTGTAGTTCAACATGGGGAGCTATCTGTGAAAAAG AAAACGAGTGTAACTCCAACCCTTGTCAGAATAGTGGGACCTGTATTGACGGCGTGGACCACTACGTCTGCCGGTGTGGACTAGGTTGGGTCGGCGTTCACTGTGAAATAC ATTCCACCGGTGAAACTCACACAGTAAAGA GGAGTGACACCGTCCTCACAAAGCACTGGGGACAGTTTGAGCCATCCAACAAGTTTCGCTTCTACAATGGCATACTGACTGTTTTGGAAGAGGGCGACTATTACATTTACAGCCAG GTTTAttatttgtacaacaataagAAATCGGCAGTGACCAGTCATTCCGTGATGGTAGTAGAAGATGATGGGGGCAATCCGTACCGCTTCTTGACTTGCTGGAAGTATATGGAGCAGACTGTTCCCTGGAAAACCTGCTACACCGCAGGGGTTATTCACCTGTTGAGTCACAGCAGTGTGTACCTGAACATGCCTTGTGATGGGTGTGTCATCAAACTGGACCATGACGCAACGTTTTTTGGAATCATGAAACTTTCCAACGTCAGAGGTCAACACAAAAGTACAAGACGAAGCAAAATGGTACTGAGGCGAATAGATATGTAA
- the LOC136432185 gene encoding uncharacterized protein isoform X1, translating into MTQQNVRTIIYFTARIRFRLSGGRRPNEGRVELRGIAIGGVWGTICKKGWDIHDADVLCRQLGHSRAIPVTVDFGQGSGPVWLSDVKCTGNESNILDCPQSKFGDNDCDHLDDVGVVCDGNLADWTKHGSRYYKFLQSTFVPYTEARALCEAEDAKLAMPKDQAAHDLIVKYRNQFHTKINLWIGLNDMNVEGDFVWEDGTPLGNLSRWLPEQPNNVHGLQHCAVLTPETNKHPNQWRDDACSSTWGAICEKENECNSNPCQNSGTCIDGVDHYVCRCGLGWVGVHCEIQETLSLNDGASRDWAHIQAQSDSTGETHTVKRSDTVLTKHWGQFEPSNKFRFYNGILTVLEEGDYYIYSQVYYLYNNKKSAVTSHSVMVVEDDGGNPYRFLTCWKYMEQTVPWKTCYTAGVIHLLSHSSVYLNMPCDGCVIKLDHDATFFGIMKLSNVRGQHKSTRRSKMVLRRIDM; encoded by the exons ATGACTCAACAAAATGTTAGAACCATTATTTATTTTACAGCCCGAATTCGGTTTCGCCTGTCTGGTGGCCGGAGACCGAACGAAGGCAGAGTAGAGCTGCGTGGAATCGCTATCGGTGGCGTCTGGGGAACTATCTGCAAGAAAGGCTGGGACATCCATGATGCAGACGTACTCTGTAGACAACTGGGACACAGCAGAGCCATCCCTGTAACCGTCGACTTCGGCCAAGGCTCCGGCCCGGTTTGGCTTAGTGACGTAAAATGCACCGGAAACGAGTCCAACATCCTGGATTGCCCACAATCGAAATTTGGAGACAACGATTGTGACCATCTCGATGATGTAGGGGTGGTTTGTGATG GGAACCTAGCAGACTGGACAAAACACGGATCCAGGTACTACAAGTTCCTGCAATCTACATTTGTACCCTATACCGAGGCGAGAGCCCTATGCGAAGCTGAAGATGCAAAGCTAGCGATGCCAAAAGACCAGGCAGCCCATGACTTAATAGTAAAGTACAGAAACCAGTTTCACACTAAGATTAATCTTTGGATCGGATTAAACGATATGAACGTTGAAGGCGACTTTGTGTGGGAGGATGGTACTCCACTGGGTAACTTGAGCCGTTGGTTACCGGAGCAACCAAATAACGTTCATGGCTTGCAACACTGCGCCGTCCTCACACCAGAAACTAACAAACACCCAAATCAATGGCGAGATGATGCCTGTAGTTCAACATGGGGAGCTATCTGTGAAAAAG AAAACGAGTGTAACTCCAACCCTTGTCAGAATAGTGGGACCTGTATTGACGGCGTGGACCACTACGTCTGCCGGTGTGGACTAGGTTGGGTCGGCGTTCACTGTGAAATAC AGGAAACTCTGTCGTTGAATGACGGGGCTTCACGTGATTGGGCACACATTCAAGCCCAATCAG ATTCCACCGGTGAAACTCACACAGTAAAGA GGAGTGACACCGTCCTCACAAAGCACTGGGGACAGTTTGAGCCATCCAACAAGTTTCGCTTCTACAATGGCATACTGACTGTTTTGGAAGAGGGCGACTATTACATTTACAGCCAG GTTTAttatttgtacaacaataagAAATCGGCAGTGACCAGTCATTCCGTGATGGTAGTAGAAGATGATGGGGGCAATCCGTACCGCTTCTTGACTTGCTGGAAGTATATGGAGCAGACTGTTCCCTGGAAAACCTGCTACACCGCAGGGGTTATTCACCTGTTGAGTCACAGCAGTGTGTACCTGAACATGCCTTGTGATGGGTGTGTCATCAAACTGGACCATGACGCAACGTTTTTTGGAATCATGAAACTTTCCAACGTCAGAGGTCAACACAAAAGTACAAGACGAAGCAAAATGGTACTGAGGCGAATAGATATGTAA